In a genomic window of Arvicanthis niloticus isolate mArvNil1 chromosome 8, mArvNil1.pat.X, whole genome shotgun sequence:
- the Arl5b gene encoding ADP-ribosylation factor-like protein 5B isoform X1: MMGLIFAKLWSLFCNQEHKVIIVGLDNAGKTTILYQFLMNEVVHTSPTIGSNVEEIVVKNTHFLMWDIGGQESLRSSWNTYYSNTEFIILVVDSIDRERLAITKEELYRMLAHEDLRKAAVLIFANKQDMKGCMTAAEISKYLTLSSIKDHPWHIQSCCALTGEGLCQGLEWMTSRIGVR; this comes from the exons ATGATGGGGCTGATCTTCGCTAAACTGTGGAGCCTTTTCTGTAACCAAG AGCACAAAGTAATCATTGTGGGACTGGATAATGCGGGGAAAACCACCATTCTTTATCAATT CTTAATGAATGAAGTAGTTCATACTTCTCCAACCATAGGAAGCAATGTTGAAGAAATAGTTGTGAAGAACACTCATTTTCTTATGTGGGATATTGGTGGTCAAGAGTCTCTGCGGTCATCCTGGAACACCTATTACTCAAACACAGAG TTCATCATTCTTGTTGTCGATAGCATTGACAGGGAACGCCTGGCTATTACAAAAGAAGAATTATACAGAATGCTGGCTCATGAG GATTTAAGGAAAGCAGCAGTCCTTATCTTTGCAAACAAACAGGACATGAAAGGGTGCATGACGGCAGCTGAAATCTCCAAATACCTCACCCTTAGTTCAATTAAGGATCACCCATGGCACATCCAGTCGTGCTGTGCACTCACAGGAGAAGG gTTATGCCAAGGTCTAGAATGGATGACCTCCAGGATTGGTGTGAGATAA
- the Arl5b gene encoding ADP-ribosylation factor-like protein 5B isoform X2, producing MNEVVHTSPTIGSNVEEIVVKNTHFLMWDIGGQESLRSSWNTYYSNTEFIILVVDSIDRERLAITKEELYRMLAHEDLRKAAVLIFANKQDMKGCMTAAEISKYLTLSSIKDHPWHIQSCCALTGEGLCQGLEWMTSRIGVR from the exons ATGAATGAAGTAGTTCATACTTCTCCAACCATAGGAAGCAATGTTGAAGAAATAGTTGTGAAGAACACTCATTTTCTTATGTGGGATATTGGTGGTCAAGAGTCTCTGCGGTCATCCTGGAACACCTATTACTCAAACACAGAG TTCATCATTCTTGTTGTCGATAGCATTGACAGGGAACGCCTGGCTATTACAAAAGAAGAATTATACAGAATGCTGGCTCATGAG GATTTAAGGAAAGCAGCAGTCCTTATCTTTGCAAACAAACAGGACATGAAAGGGTGCATGACGGCAGCTGAAATCTCCAAATACCTCACCCTTAGTTCAATTAAGGATCACCCATGGCACATCCAGTCGTGCTGTGCACTCACAGGAGAAGG gTTATGCCAAGGTCTAGAATGGATGACCTCCAGGATTGGTGTGAGATAA